The following nucleotide sequence is from Candidatus Acetothermia bacterium.
CCCCGGGCATCGGGTTGTCCCTGAGGCCGGCCTCCGGTAGTCTAGGACCTCGACACACATCCCGGTGCCCGGGTAAGGGATGAGCCTATGAACAACAAACAGGACTTGATGGACAAGGTCGTTTCGCTGTGTAAACGGCGGGGGTTCATTTTTCAATCGAGCGAGATCTACGGAGGAATCGGCGGGTTCTGGGACTACGGCCCCCTCGGGGTAGAGCTCAAACGGAATGTCAAGGAAGCGTGGTGGCGGGACATGGTCACCGGCCACGACGACACCACCCCGCCCCCGGGGATGCCGTCGGCGTACGCGATGGTCGGCCTGGAAACGACGATCATCATGCATCCCCAGGTGTGGAAGGCAAGCGGCCACTACGATCTGTTCCACGACATGCTCGTGGACTGCCGCCACTGCAAAGCCCGGTTCCGCGCCGATCAGCTCCAAACCGGCCAATGCCCGCTCAAGCCAAGCAAGCACCCCGGTGAGCACACCGCCTGTGACCTCACCGAGCCGCGGGAGTTCAACCTCATGTTCAGGACCTACGTCGGGGCGTTGGTGGACCCGGAGTCGGAGGCGTTCCTGCGGCCGGAGACGGCCCAGGGGATGTTCGTCAACTTCAAGAACGTGCTGGCCACGGCCCGGGTGAAGCTCCCGTTTGGCATCGCCCAGACCGGCAAAAGCTTCCGCAACGAGATCACCCCCCGCTACTTCACGTTTCGTTCCCGCGAGTTCGAGCAGATGGAGATCGAGTTCTTCTGCCGCCCGGCGGAGTCCCCCCAGTGGTACGCGTACTGGCGGGACCGTCGGTTCCAGTGGTACGTGTCCCTGGGGCTCTCCAGCGAGAGGCTCCGCCTGCGCGAGCACGGCCGAGAGGAGCTCAGCCATTACAGTTGCGGTACCGCCGACATCGAATACGCGTTCCCGTTCCTTCCCCAGGGCGAGTTCGGCGAGCTTGAGGGGATCGCGCACCGCGGCGACTTCGACCTCCGCAGCCACATGGAGGGCAAGCTCGTCCGGCAAGGGGACGAGCTCGTGGTGGAGCTGGGCCCGGACGGGAAACCCCGGCACCCGGGGAGCGGGAAGGACCTCACCTACTTCGACGAGGAGACCCAGGAGCGCCTGATCCCCCATGTGATCGAGCCCTCGGCCGGAGTGGATCGGTCGGTGCTCGCGTTCCTGTGCGAGGCGTACGCCGAGGATGTTGTTCCTGACGAGAACGGCGTCCCTCAACCCCGGGTAGTCCTGAAGCTCCATCCGCGTTTGAGCCCGGTCAAGGTGGCGGTGTTCCCGCTCGTCAAGCGTGACGGGATGCCGGAGGTGGCGATGGACATCTACCGCGAGCTCAAACGCCACTGGAACGCGTTCTACGACGAGAAGGGCTCCATCGGCCGCCGCTACCGGCGTCAGGACGAGTCGGGAACGCCGTTCTGCATAACCGTGGACAGCCAGACCCTGAAGGATGGGACGGTCACCGTGCGCGACCGCGACACCACCCTCCAGGAGCGGGTGGCAGCCAAGGAGTTGGTGACGTTCCTGCGGGAGAAGCTGGGGCCGGTGTAGGGGACGCTTCCGTGGTGGGCGTGGGGATGGGCGAGCCGGCGCGGGCCGCGCCCACGTGAAAGGGGAACGAGGACATGCTCGGTTACATCGCGTTTGCCCTGCGGTATGGGGTGTGGAAGCTTGCTAACCTCCATCGTCGGCTGCGGTGGGCCCCGGACTACGTGCTGTTCGTCCTCGACGGCACGTACCCCGACCTTCGCCCCCCGCGGGCCGGTTTCGTCCAGCGCAAGCTGTTCCCGCCCGAGACGAGCCTCCAGGACCTGGCCGAGCGGTTCCGCGCCGTGGCCGGCGACCCGCGCGTGCGGGGCGTGGTGCTCAACTTGCGGTTCTTGGACATGCCTCTCCCGCAGCTGCAAACGCTGCGCGACCTGATCGCGGAGCTTCAAGCGGCTGGGAAACGGGTGGTGGCTTGGTCTACCCGGTACGACACCGCCAGCTACTACGTGGCCTGCGCCGCCGACGAGATCCTGCTGCAGCCCGGCGGGGGGATCGCCCCGCTTGGGCTCCGGCAGGGGTTCCTGTTCCTGGCCGATGCCCTGGAGCATCTGGGGATCCAGGCCGATGTGGTCCAGATCAGTCCGTACAAGACGGCCTTCGACACGGTGGCCCGGAGCAGCATGTCCGCGGAGATGCGGGAGATGGTGGACTGGCTCATGGACGACCGCTACGCTCAGCTCCTCCAGGGCATTGCCACTGGGCGGCGCATGGACGAGGGCCGCGCCACGGCGCTCGTGGACAACGCGCCGTACACCGACCTTGGGGCGGTGGAGGCAGGGGCGGTGGACCGCCTGGCCCGCGAGGAGGACCTGCCGGCATACCTGGGGACCGCCAACCGTCCGGCCCGCCTGCTCCCGTGGGAGGAGGCGCGCCCGCGCGTGCGGCGGCCGCCCCTTCCCCGTCCAGGCCGCTATGTGGCTGTGCTCCGGATCGAGGGGACCATCGTGGACGGCCGGAGCCGGCGGCCGCCGTGGAAGCCCCCGGTGCGGGTGCCGCTCGTGGGGGGACCCCGCGCCGGGGACCTCACCGTGGTCCAGGAGGCACGCCGGGCCCTGGCCGACAGGCGTGCGGCGGCGGTGGTGGTGTACGTTGACTCCGGCGGCGGCTCGGCCACGGCGTCGGAAGCGATGGCCGCGGCCCTGAGCAAGCTCGCGGCGAAGAAGCCGGTGGTGGTGGCGATGGGGGCGGTGGCCGGGTCCGGAGGCTACTACGTGGCTACCCCGGCGTGCTGGATCGTGGCCCAGCCGGGGACCATCACCGGGTCCATCGGCGTCCTCGCCGCGAAGATCGTCACCGCAGGCCTCCTCGATAAGCTCCGGTCCCACCGGGAACTGATCACCCGCGGGCAGCACGCCGCGTTCTACGACCCCGGACGGCCGTTCAGCGATGAGGAACGAAAGAAGGTCTGGGAGAGCATTCACCGCACCTACGACGTGTTCGTGGACCGGGTGCAGGACGCGCGCCGCCTGTCGCGGGAAGCGCTGGACATCAGCGGTCGCGGCCGCGTGTGGACGGGCCGGCAGGCACGGGAACGGGGCCTGGTGGACGAGCTGGGCGGGGTCGAGGCGGCGCTGGCCAGGGCCCGGACCCTGGCCGGGCTGCACCCGCGGGCACCGGCGCGGGAGGTCAAGGTGGGCAAGCGGTGGCTGGCACCGGCTCAAGAACGGGCAACGCTCCTGGAGTATGCCCTGGAGGGGTTGCGCGCCCTGGAGCGCGCTGGCCCGCTCCTCCTATGCCCGCTCCTGTGGTCCGACGAGGGCGAAGGACCGTGAGCCGCGCGTGGGCCCTTGCTACCCCAGCGCGCGGGGATCGGTGATCTTCCCCGTCACCGCCGCCGCGGCCGCCACCGCCGGCGACCCCAGGTACAGCTCCGCCTCCGGTGACCCCATCCGCCCCTTGAAGTTGCGGTTGGAGGTGGCGAGACCCACCTCCCCCGGGGCGAGGATCCCCTGATGGGCCCCCAAGCACGGTCCGCAGCCCGGGTTGAGCACGAGTGCCCCGGCGGCCACGAACTCGGCGAGCAGCCCCTCCTCCGCCGCCTGCAACCACACCTCCTGCGATGCGGGGAGCACGATCATCCGGACCCCATCCGCCACCGGCCGCCCGGACATCACCTCGGCTGCCAGGCGCAGGTCCTCGATCCGCCCGTTGGTGCACGTTCCCAACACGACCTGGTCCACCTTCTTCCCCGCCACTTGGGAGATCGGCACTACGTGGTCCACGTCCGGCGGACAGGCCACCTGGGGCTCGAGGTCGCCCACGTCGAACCGCATCACTTTCTCGTACACCGCATCGGGGTCGGGGTAGATGGGGGTGAACGCATCCTTGGTCCGGTCGGCGAGGTAGGCGAACGTGGTCTCGTCGGGAGCGATGAACGCGTTCTTGGCCCCCATCTCCGCGGCCATGTTCGCCATCACCATCCGGTCGGGGATGCCCATCCTCTCCACGATCGAACCGGCGAACTCCACCGACCGATACAGGGCTCCGTCAGCGCCGAGCTTGCCGATCAAGTATAGGATCACATCCTTGGCCGTCACCAGCTCAGGGAGCTCCCCCTCGAGCTCGATCCTGAAGCTCGTCGGCACCTTGAGCCACAGCTCGCCCGTCGCCCACAGGGCGGCCATCTCGGAGCGGCCGATGCCGGCCGAGAACGCACCCAGCGCCCCATACGTCGGGGTATGGGAGTCCGCCCCGAGGATGAGGTCCCCCGGTCGAGCTAACCCTTCCTCCACCACCACCTGGTGGCAGACGCCGCGGCCGACGTCGTAGAACCGGATTCCCTGTTCGCGCACGAACTCGCGGATGTCCTTGTGGTTCTGGGCGTACTCCACGCTCGCTGCCGGGACCACGTGGTCGAGGATCACCACGAACTTCCCCGGCTCCTTCACCCGTTTGAGGCCGATCTTGTGGAAGAGCTGGACGATGGCCGCGGTGTTGTCGTGGGACATCCCGAGGTCCGGCCGCGCGGTCACGATCTGGCCCGGCTCCACCTCGGCAAGCCCCGCCTTCTTCGCCAGTACCTTCTCCGCAAACGTCTTGCCCACTAGCTCCTCCTTCGGCTTACCCGTCACCGATCACGGCCCTTGGATGGTGTCGAACGTGATGAAGTCGGCGTGGTGAACCACCGCCCCCTCTGGGGAGCGGGGGTACGGGTCTCCTTCCTTGGAGTGCACGGCGATGATGTGCACCACCTCTGGGGGGAGCCCGGCCGCGTAGGCGAGGGCCGCACCAGAGAACGGGTGCCGCAGCGCCTTCCCGGACCGGGACTTCTGGAACTTGCCTCCTGCCTCCGCAACTTCCACGAGCTTGCCCACGTCGTGGAGGAGGGCCCCGGCGATGAGCACGTCGCGGTTCAGGGGCACCCGGTCGCCAAACTCCTCGCGAAACGTGTCGTACGCGGCACGGGCGATCTTGGTCACCGCCCGCACGTGCTCGAGGTAGCTGATGCCCGAGGCCTTGAGCAGGGTGAACGGCATCCGCGCCATGTCCGCTGGCTTCCAGCCGCCCTCGGCCAGGGCCCGGGCGTACGTGTCCAACACCGCGTCCCGGAGCGTCCGGTCCTCGATCCAATCCACCTCTGGCAGGAGCTTCCTGATTTCCTCGTTCATGCCCAACCCTCCACCTTCCGCACCACGTCGATGATCGTGCCGTCCCGCCACTGGATCACGCCCACGATCTCGTCGCCGAATATCGGGCTCTTCCCTTTCCCCACCAGCCGCTCCGCCGCCGCCTTCATCTCCTCAAGGGTTCGCACCGGGAGCCCCGCCCGCCTGAGGTCCTCGGCGAGGTCCGGGCGGCGCGGGTTCACGGCGATCCCCCGCTCGGTGACCACGAGGTCGATCACCTCGCCGGGGGCGGTGACGGTGGCAACCTGGTCCCGGATCATCGGCACCCGGCCGCGCAGGGTGGGCATGGTGATCACCGTCACGCGGGCCCCGGCGGCCACGTCCTGGTGCCCACCGATCCCATGGAGAAGCTGTCCGTCGGAGTGGGTGTTCACGTTGACGTTGAACGCGAGGTCGACCTCGGTCCCTCCGAGGAACGCGAAGTCCAGCATGTACGTGGCGCACCCGAGGGAGTTGTAGTCGGCGTAGAACCCAGGGGTGATCGGCTGGTGCCGCGGATTTGTGCGCAGGGACTCCACGGCCTCGCCATCGAACGCCTGGCCATCGAGGATCGTCCTCACCAGGCCCTCCTTGAGCATCGCCACCAGGTACTTCGTCGTCCCACCGATGGCGAACGCCGCGTGCACACCGGCTCTCGCCATCTTGCGGGCGAGGATCTCCTGGGCAGCGAGCGAAGTCCCCCCGGCGCCGGCCTGGAAGCTCATCCCCTCCCGGATCAGCCCTGCGGCGGCCACCGCGTCTACGGCGAGCTTGGCGATCCTGAGCTCGGTGGGCGAGCGGGTGACGCGCAGGGTGCCGGTGACGATCCCGGCCGGGTCGCCGACCTGGTCCACCACCGCCACCTGGTCCACGTACCCCTGCTCGATCGTGGGGGGCACTGCCGGATACGGTACGAGGTTATCGGTGACCACCACCACGTGGTCGGCACACCAGGAATCGATCACCGAGAACGAGATCGGCCCGCACGCGTTGGGACCGTGGATCCCGTTGGCGTTGCCGTATGGGTCGGCCTCGGAGGCGGCGATGAACGCGACGTCGATCTTGACCTCGCCGCAGGCCACCGCCCGCCACCGACCGCCGTGGGAGCGGAGCACCGGAGGTTCCTTGAGCTTCCCGCCCTGGGACACGTAGGCCCCGATCGGGCCGTTCATCGAACCCTCGATGCGGGTGAGCACCCCGTCCTGGATGTGCCGGACGAGGGGCTCGTGGCAAGGGAACAGGGCGGTGGCGAACAGCCGCAGGTCCTTGATCCCGAGGCGGGCGCAGGTGTCCACCACCTGGAGCACCAGCTTGTCCCCGTCGCGGAAGCAGTGGTGGAAGGAGATGGTCATCCCGTCCCTGAGCCCAGAGCGGCGGATCGCCTCCTCCAGGCTCGGGGCGAGCTTGCCCGCCCCCGGGCGGGTGGTCTTGAGCGGCCCCCCGACCCGGTGGCCCTGGGGCACGGTGGCGAACGCCCCCTGGAACGGACGCACCGGTTTCCCGGCGATGGTCTCAGGGATCTCCCGACCCACAGCGTTAACCGGCATTGCCCACCTCCATCCCCAGGGCCTGGGCCATGGCGAGCGTCCTCTTCGCGCGCAGGAGCACCGGCCGGTCCACCAACCGCCCCTGGTACGTGACCGCCCCCAGGCCCTGTTCCTCCGCGGCCTCGGCCGCTTCCACCACCCCGCGGGCCCACGCCACCTCGTCGGGGCTGGGGGCGAACACCTCGTGCACGGAGTCGATCTGCAACGGATGGATCACGCCCTTCCCGTCGAACCCGAGGTTCCTCGCGCTCAGGGTCTCGACGCGCAGGCCGGCCTCGTCCTCGACGTCGGGGAACACCGTGTCCGAAGCCTGGACCCCAGCGGCCTTGGCCGCGGCCACGAGGTGGGACCGCGCCCACAGAAGGGCTTCCCCGGACCGGCTGCAGCCCACTTCGCGGGTGTAGTCCTCGGCCCCGAACGCGAGACAGACCACCCGCTCCGAGGCCTGGGCGATGTCGAACGCGGCGAGCACCCCGCGGGGGGACTCGACGATCGGCATGATCCACAGGCGCCACGGCAGACCGTACCGGCCTTCGAGCTCGTAGAGGAGCCCGGCCAGTTCCGTCACCTGGACCGGGGACTCCGCTTTGGGGAGACAAACCCCGTGGGGCCGACCACCGACCACCACCCTGAGGTCCTCCCGTCCGCCCCGGTCGAGGGGGTTGATGCGCACCCACAGCTCGGTCCCACCGAAGTCCATCGTCGCCAGGGTCCGCCGCACCAGGAACCGGGCCGCGTCCTTCTCCCCTGGGGCTACCGCGTCCTCGAGGTCGAGGAGCAGGCAGTCCGGCCCGAACGACTCGGCGAACGCGAGCAACCGGGCGTTCCCGCCGGGGACATAGAGGCGGCTGCGGCGCAGGCGGTCGCGGGCCGTGGCTTGGCGGGTGGCGACGAGCGGGAGCGGTTGATGGAACGCCTCCCCACCACCGGTGGCCCGCGCGAGCGCTGCCTCGACCCGGGCCGCGATCACGTGGTCGTAGGCCCCGGCCTCGATCACCTCCACCGCCGCCCCGCCCACCCCGTAACGGGTCAGGGTTTCCCGAACCACGGCCTCGATGCGCTCCTGGTACATGGGGCCGGACTTGGAGCGCACGGCGATGGTCAGCCCTTCTCCCGGGCGCACCCGCACCAGGGCGTCCGATCGTTCCTCGGTGCCAGCGATCGCTTCCCGTTCCAGTCGCATCGGCCCCTCCTACGCCAGCAAGAGCGCCAGGACCGCCTTCTGGGCGTGGAGGCGGTTGGCGGCCTGATCGAAGATCACCGACCCCGGGGCCCGGGACGCCTCGTAGGTGATCTCCTCCCCGTAGTGGGCAGGCAGGCAGTGCATCACGAGGGCCCCAGGCTTGGCCATCTCCAGGAGGTTGAGGTCGATCGTGAACCCCTGGAACGCGTGCCGCCGCTCCTCGGCGCTCTTCTCCTGGCCCATGCTCGTCCACACGTCGGCGTACAGCACATCCGCCCCCCGGGCGGCCTGCTTCGGGTCGTAGAGGATCTCCACCTCGGCCCCCAGCGCCCGGGCCGCGTCCACGATCTCGGGCTTGGGCTCGTAGCCGGCGGGACAGGCGATGCGGAACCGAAGGCCCAGCTTGGCCGAGGCGTTGATCAGGGAGTGGGCAACGTTGTTCCCGTCCCCGACGAACGCGATCGTCAGCCCCCGGAGCTCCCGCTTCTTCTCCCAGATCGTGAGCATGTCCGCGAGCGCCTGACAGGGATGGAGGAGGTCCGACAGCCCGTTGATCACGGGCACGGTGGCGTAGCGCGCCAACTCCTCGACGATCTCGTGCTCGAACACGCGGGCCATGATCCCGTCCACGTACTGGGAGAGGACGATCGCGATGTCCTCGATGGTCTCCCGCTCGCCGAGCCTGATGTCATCCGGCCCGAGGCAGAGGGCGTGGCCCCCGAGCTGGGTCATCCCCACCTCGAACGAGACGCGGGTGCGCAAGGACGGCTTCTGGAAGATCATCGCCAGGGTCTTGCCGCGGAGCACGTGCTCGTGAGAGATCCCGCTCCTGAGCTCCCGCTTCAGGTGGGCGGCGAGGTCGCGGACCTCCCAGATCTCCTCAGTCGACCAATCCGCAAGGGATACGAGATCGCGTTTCACGGGCTTCACCTCCCTATTGGACGGACAAGATCTCGCGGACCACGATCCGGCGCTTGGCGAGCTCGGCGATGAACTCCGCATAGAGGTCGCCGGCGATCGCGTCCTCCGGGGCGACGATGCCCGTGGCCTTGATCTTGCCTGCCCCCACGAACCGGGCCCCGATCGCCGCCGCGAACCCGGTGACCCGGGCCATGGAGGAGATCCCGGTCTCCCGGTCCGCTTCGTCCCACAGGTAGTAGTCGATGCGGGCCCTGCGGCCGCCCTT
It contains:
- a CDS encoding 3-isopropylmalate dehydratase large subunit, encoding MEPGQIVTARPDLGMSHDNTAAIVQLFHKIGLKRVKEPGKFVVILDHVVPAASVEYAQNHKDIREFVREQGIRFYDVGRGVCHQVVVEEGLARPGDLILGADSHTPTYGALGAFSAGIGRSEMAALWATGELWLKVPTSFRIELEGELPELVTAKDVILYLIGKLGADGALYRSVEFAGSIVERMGIPDRMVMANMAAEMGAKNAFIAPDETTFAYLADRTKDAFTPIYPDPDAVYEKVMRFDVGDLEPQVACPPDVDHVVPISQVAGKKVDQVVLGTCTNGRIEDLRLAAEVMSGRPVADGVRMIVLPASQEVWLQAAEEGLLAEFVAAGALVLNPGCGPCLGAHQGILAPGEVGLATSNRNFKGRMGSPEAELYLGSPAVAAAAAVTGKITDPRALG
- the citF gene encoding citrate lyase subunit alpha, encoding MPVNAVGREIPETIAGKPVRPFQGAFATVPQGHRVGGPLKTTRPGAGKLAPSLEEAIRRSGLRDGMTISFHHCFRDGDKLVLQVVDTCARLGIKDLRLFATALFPCHEPLVRHIQDGVLTRIEGSMNGPIGAYVSQGGKLKEPPVLRSHGGRWRAVACGEVKIDVAFIAASEADPYGNANGIHGPNACGPISFSVIDSWCADHVVVVTDNLVPYPAVPPTIEQGYVDQVAVVDQVGDPAGIVTGTLRVTRSPTELRIAKLAVDAVAAAGLIREGMSFQAGAGGTSLAAQEILARKMARAGVHAAFAIGGTTKYLVAMLKEGLVRTILDGQAFDGEAVESLRTNPRHQPITPGFYADYNSLGCATYMLDFAFLGGTEVDLAFNVNVNTHSDGQLLHGIGGHQDVAAGARVTVITMPTLRGRVPMIRDQVATVTAPGEVIDLVVTERGIAVNPRRPDLAEDLRRAGLPVRTLEEMKAAAERLVGKGKSPIFGDEIVGVIQWRDGTIIDVVRKVEGWA
- a CDS encoding S49 family peptidase, with translation MLGYIAFALRYGVWKLANLHRRLRWAPDYVLFVLDGTYPDLRPPRAGFVQRKLFPPETSLQDLAERFRAVAGDPRVRGVVLNLRFLDMPLPQLQTLRDLIAELQAAGKRVVAWSTRYDTASYYVACAADEILLQPGGGIAPLGLRQGFLFLADALEHLGIQADVVQISPYKTAFDTVARSSMSAEMREMVDWLMDDRYAQLLQGIATGRRMDEGRATALVDNAPYTDLGAVEAGAVDRLAREEDLPAYLGTANRPARLLPWEEARPRVRRPPLPRPGRYVAVLRIEGTIVDGRSRRPPWKPPVRVPLVGGPRAGDLTVVQEARRALADRRAAAVVVYVDSGGGSATASEAMAAALSKLAAKKPVVVAMGAVAGSGGYYVATPACWIVAQPGTITGSIGVLAAKIVTAGLLDKLRSHRELITRGQHAAFYDPGRPFSDEERKKVWESIHRTYDVFVDRVQDARRLSREALDISGRGRVWTGRQARERGLVDELGGVEAALARARTLAGLHPRAPAREVKVGKRWLAPAQERATLLEYALEGLRALERAGPLLLCPLLWSDEGEGP
- a CDS encoding glycine--tRNA ligase, whose amino-acid sequence is MDKVVSLCKRRGFIFQSSEIYGGIGGFWDYGPLGVELKRNVKEAWWRDMVTGHDDTTPPPGMPSAYAMVGLETTIIMHPQVWKASGHYDLFHDMLVDCRHCKARFRADQLQTGQCPLKPSKHPGEHTACDLTEPREFNLMFRTYVGALVDPESEAFLRPETAQGMFVNFKNVLATARVKLPFGIAQTGKSFRNEITPRYFTFRSREFEQMEIEFFCRPAESPQWYAYWRDRRFQWYVSLGLSSERLRLREHGREELSHYSCGTADIEYAFPFLPQGEFGELEGIAHRGDFDLRSHMEGKLVRQGDELVVELGPDGKPRHPGSGKDLTYFDEETQERLIPHVIEPSAGVDRSVLAFLCEAYAEDVVPDENGVPQPRVVLKLHPRLSPVKVAVFPLVKRDGMPEVAMDIYRELKRHWNAFYDEKGSIGRRYRRQDESGTPFCITVDSQTLKDGTVTVRDRDTTLQERVAAKELVTFLREKLGPV
- the argF gene encoding ornithine carbamoyltransferase: MKRDLVSLADWSTEEIWEVRDLAAHLKRELRSGISHEHVLRGKTLAMIFQKPSLRTRVSFEVGMTQLGGHALCLGPDDIRLGERETIEDIAIVLSQYVDGIMARVFEHEIVEELARYATVPVINGLSDLLHPCQALADMLTIWEKKRELRGLTIAFVGDGNNVAHSLINASAKLGLRFRIACPAGYEPKPEIVDAARALGAEVEILYDPKQAARGADVLYADVWTSMGQEKSAEERRHAFQGFTIDLNLLEMAKPGALVMHCLPAHYGEEITYEASRAPGSVIFDQAANRLHAQKAVLALLLA
- the citD gene encoding citrate lyase acyl carrier protein, whose amino-acid sequence is MRLEREAIAGTEERSDALVRVRPGEGLTIAVRSKSGPMYQERIEAVVRETLTRYGVGGAAVEVIEAGAYDHVIAARVEAALARATGGGEAFHQPLPLVATRQATARDRLRRSRLYVPGGNARLLAFAESFGPDCLLLDLEDAVAPGEKDAARFLVRRTLATMDFGGTELWVRINPLDRGGREDLRVVVGGRPHGVCLPKAESPVQVTELAGLLYELEGRYGLPWRLWIMPIVESPRGVLAAFDIAQASERVVCLAFGAEDYTREVGCSRSGEALLWARSHLVAAAKAAGVQASDTVFPDVEDEAGLRVETLSARNLGFDGKGVIHPLQIDSVHEVFAPSPDEVAWARGVVEAAEAAEEQGLGAVTYQGRLVDRPVLLRAKRTLAMAQALGMEVGNAG
- a CDS encoding HD domain-containing protein, with amino-acid sequence MNEEIRKLLPEVDWIEDRTLRDAVLDTYARALAEGGWKPADMARMPFTLLKASGISYLEHVRAVTKIARAAYDTFREEFGDRVPLNRDVLIAGALLHDVGKLVEVAEAGGKFQKSRSGKALRHPFSGAALAYAAGLPPEVVHIIAVHSKEGDPYPRSPEGAVVHHADFITFDTIQGP